The following proteins are co-located in the Octopus sinensis unplaced genomic scaffold, ASM634580v1 Contig08463, whole genome shotgun sequence genome:
- the LOC115227870 gene encoding uncharacterized protein LOC115227870, which yields MGVNYFRIEGVSEQSVGKYLLRIDDTLNECVSEVQVGLDYKQEYDFVLHISPKEVSDDLQFACDISSKTKPQVRWFYNDHELEGFGNYVFFKVVAQNHSVEQPTTRHWHFGQTVGPSN from the exons ATGGGAGTCAACTATTTCAGGATCGAGGGTGTAAGTGAGCAGAGTGTGGGGAAGTACTTATTGCGAATTGACGACACATTGAACGAGTGTGTTAGCGAGGTGCAAGTTGGATTAG ATTACAAGCAGGAATACGATTTTGTCCTCCACATCAGCCCCAAGGAGGTCTCAGATGATCTACAATTTGCCTGCGATATAAGCAGCAAGACGAAACCGCAAGTTCGATGGTTTTATAATGACCACGAACTGGAGGGCTTTGGGAACTACGTCTTCTTCAAAGTTGTTGCACAAAACCATTCTGTAGAACAGCCAACAACACGACATTGGCATTTCGGACAAACTGTTGGACCTTCCAACTGA
- the LOC118761095 gene encoding LOW QUALITY PROTEIN: proteasome subunit alpha type-2-like (The sequence of the model RefSeq protein was modified relative to this genomic sequence to represent the inferred CDS: deleted 1 base in 1 codon) — protein sequence MFPQISYDSGIAPNISMDSSIASRVKPVTREDSIKNVFFFIHRQFTRRLRNIRTKEKSVAEFVCEYSSGGVSAQWFHQQSPVEEGTGKYEVTNSHRVSRLEIKDLCLGDSGEVECIINGRSTSARLTVESCPRINLPELVDIFRTKLKSQNVREGAPAHFWVELDVDGVEVEWRADDQVIELTSQGVVLATERYHRTVLYDVESLHKIEPIGKHSGATFSGISPDFRVIIKFIRKQCANYMYKYDSEMGVETLAQGVSHIMQEYTQSGSLCAHARGVRPFGMSLLVAGWSEGKGHLYQCDPSGIHFPWKACAIGKNHLSNRLFLEKRYDSTMMLDDAVHTAILTLQDNFDGAMTEHDIDIALATPSGFRQLSAAEVKDYLSILK from the exons ATGTTTCCCCAAATATCTTACGATTCGGGAATAGCTCCAAATATCAGTATGGACTCATCCATCGCCAGTCGAGTCAAGCCCGTCACAAGAGAGGACTCGATTAAGAATgtattcttcttcattcaccgaCAGTTCACCCGCCGACTGAGAAACATTCGCACCAAAGAAAAGAGCGTGGCGGAATTTGTGTGCGAATATTCTTCGGGTGGTGTCAGTGCTCAGTGGTTTCACCAGCAGTCACCGGTAGAAGAGGGGACTGGGAAGTATGAAGTCACTAACAGCCATCGAGTTTCGAGACTTGAAATCAAAGATTTGTGTCTGGGAGATTCTGGTGAAGTGGAGTGCATTATCAATGGACGGTCGACCTCCGCTCGTTTGACTGTCGAAAGTTGTCCTCGCATTAACCTTCCAGAACTTGTCGACATTTTCCGGACTAAACTGAAGAGTCAAAATGTACGTGAAGGCGCACCCGCACACTTTTGGGTAGAACTGGACGTGGATGGAGTGGAGGTAGAGTGGAGAGCGGATGATCAAGTTATTGAATTGA CCTCTCAAGGCGTGGTGTTAGCAACCGAGCGATATCACCGGACTGTGTTATACGACGTGGAAAGTCTGCACAAAATAGAACCAATTGGCAAACACTCAGGCGCCACATTCAGTGGAATCAGTCCCGACTTTCGTGTGATTATCAAATTCATTCGCAAACAATGTGCCAACTACATGTACAAATACGACTCAGAAATGGGAGTGGAGACTCTGGCACAAGGAGTGTCCCACATCATGCAGGAGTACACTCAGTCAGGG AGTCTGTGTGCACACGCAAGGGGAGTCCGTCCATTTGGCATGTCCCTCCTGGTGGCTGGGTGGAGTGAGGGGAAGGGCCATCTCTACCAGTGTGACCCCTCTGGCATCCACTTCCCATGGAAGGCGTGTGCCATTGGGAAGAACCATCTGTCTAATAGACTGTTCCTGGAGAAGAGATATGACTCGACTATGATGTTGGATGACGCAGTCCACACGGCTATTCTCACATTGCAGGACAACTTTGACGGGGCTATGACCGAGCATGACATTGACATTGCTTTGGCTACTCCCTCAGGGTTCCGGCAACTGTCTGCGGCTGAGGTGAAGGACTATTTGTCCATTCTTAAATAA